One stretch of Streptomyces hygroscopicus DNA includes these proteins:
- a CDS encoding cytochrome C biogenesis protein, with protein MNLAAEVNENLAHYSNVLIYSAMAVYTLAFLAHIAEWVFGSRSAVGRTAAAITADAAAAQRAKVTVQVGGQSGGTAVLERPKIVTRSAAGSRDVPDGPGAAGGTEQGDVYGRIAVGLTVLAFLFHAVGVLFRALSVQRAPWGNMYEFSTTFAMVAVATYLVLLALKKNVRWIGLPLVTTVLLDLGLAVSVLYTDSDQLVPALHSYWLWIHVSCAIVSGASLYIGAVSTLLYLFRDRYEAQLENPEGKQYGRFAKSVLERVPSAASLDKFAYRINATIFPLWTFTIIAGAIWAEAAWGRYWGWDPKEVWSFITWVAYACYLHARATAGWKGRKAAYLALIAFGCYLFNYYGVNIFITGKHSYAGV; from the coding sequence AACCTGGCTCATTACAGCAACGTGCTGATCTACTCGGCGATGGCGGTCTACACGCTCGCCTTCCTCGCGCATATCGCCGAGTGGGTGTTCGGCAGCCGCAGCGCCGTCGGCCGCACCGCCGCCGCGATCACCGCCGACGCCGCGGCCGCCCAGCGCGCCAAGGTGACCGTGCAGGTCGGCGGGCAGAGCGGCGGCACCGCCGTACTGGAGCGACCGAAGATCGTCACCCGCTCCGCGGCGGGCAGCCGCGATGTCCCGGACGGGCCGGGCGCCGCGGGCGGCACCGAACAGGGCGATGTGTACGGCCGGATCGCGGTGGGCCTGACCGTACTGGCCTTCCTCTTTCATGCCGTCGGCGTCCTCTTCCGCGCGCTGTCGGTGCAGCGGGCGCCGTGGGGCAACATGTACGAGTTCTCCACGACCTTCGCCATGGTCGCGGTCGCCACGTACCTCGTGCTGCTGGCGCTGAAGAAGAATGTGCGCTGGATCGGGCTGCCCCTCGTCACCACGGTCCTCCTCGACCTCGGTCTCGCCGTCTCTGTCTTGTACACCGACAGCGACCAATTGGTTCCGGCCCTGCACTCGTACTGGCTGTGGATCCACGTGAGCTGCGCGATCGTCTCCGGCGCCTCGCTCTACATCGGGGCCGTCTCCACGCTGCTGTACCTCTTCCGCGACCGCTACGAGGCCCAGCTGGAGAACCCGGAGGGCAAGCAGTACGGCCGGTTCGCCAAGTCCGTTCTGGAGCGGGTGCCCTCGGCGGCGTCGCTGGACAAGTTCGCGTACCGCATCAACGCCACGATCTTCCCGCTGTGGACCTTCACGATCATCGCGGGCGCGATCTGGGCCGAGGCGGCCTGGGGCCGCTACTGGGGCTGGGACCCCAAGGAGGTCTGGTCCTTCATCACCTGGGTCGCCTACGCCTGTTACCTGCACGCCCGCGCCACCGCCGGCTGGAAGGGCCGCAAGGCCGCCTACCTCGCGCTGATCGCCTTCGGCTGCTACCTGTTCAACTACTACGGCGTCAACATCTTCATCACCGGCAAGCACTCCTACGCCGGGGTCTGA
- a CDS encoding membrane protein yields MLRVLMILVPLALSIYAFIDCISTDEQDIRYIPKPIWAILVLLFPVVGSISWLIAGRKRAVAGGGGRGAARGAGGGGGWVAPDDNPEFLKSLNDTSRKDDADAAPADTTDDQESDEERLKDWEADLRRREEELRRKGEGPGSGSGSGSGPEDSPPPAAP; encoded by the coding sequence ATGCTACGGGTGCTGATGATCCTGGTGCCGCTGGCACTGAGCATCTACGCGTTCATCGACTGCATCTCCACCGACGAACAGGACATCCGCTATATCCCCAAGCCCATCTGGGCAATCCTCGTCCTGCTGTTCCCCGTCGTGGGCTCCATCTCCTGGCTGATCGCGGGCCGTAAGCGCGCCGTCGCCGGAGGCGGCGGGCGGGGCGCTGCCCGCGGCGCGGGCGGCGGGGGCGGGTGGGTCGCGCCGGACGACAATCCCGAGTTCCTCAAGTCCCTGAACGACACGAGCCGTAAGGATGACGCGGACGCCGCACCGGCCGACACGACGGACGACCAGGAGAGCGACGAGGAGCGCCTGAAGGACTGGGAGGCCGACCTCCGCCGCCGCGAGGAGGAGCTGCGCCGCAAGGGCGAGGGGCCCGGCTCCGGTTCCGGCTCCGGCTCCGGTCCCGAGGACTCCCCGCCGCCGGCCGCGCCCTGA
- a CDS encoding prenyltransferase — protein MSADSATSDLFGPEPAPPGRVRAFLRLVMIEHSVFALPFAYTAALTAMHLWDGTVHWTRLLLITVAMVGMRTFAMACNRIIDREIDARNPRTAGRELVTGAVSVRTAWTGALIALAVFLGAAALLGPLCLALAPFAVVPMVVYPYGKRFTDYPHAILGLAQAIGPVGAWIGVTGEWSWDAVILGLAIGIWIGGFDLIYACQDVAADRAHGVRSVPARFGIAGALYGARVCHVVTTALLVWYALATDAGAFFWVGLVIVAVAFGYEHTIVRPGDLSRLNRAFFTVNGFIGIALFACALLDLMVRGLSL, from the coding sequence GTGAGCGCCGATTCCGCAACCTCTGATCTCTTCGGCCCGGAACCGGCGCCGCCCGGCCGGGTCCGCGCCTTTCTGCGGCTGGTGATGATCGAGCACTCGGTCTTCGCGCTGCCCTTCGCCTACACCGCCGCGCTGACCGCGATGCATCTGTGGGACGGCACCGTCCACTGGACGCGGCTGCTGCTGATCACGGTCGCCATGGTGGGCATGCGCACCTTCGCGATGGCCTGCAACCGGATCATCGACCGCGAGATCGACGCCCGCAATCCGCGCACCGCCGGCCGTGAGCTGGTCACCGGCGCCGTGTCGGTGCGCACCGCCTGGACCGGCGCGCTCATCGCGCTCGCCGTCTTCCTGGGCGCGGCGGCGCTCCTGGGCCCGCTCTGCCTGGCGCTGGCGCCGTTCGCGGTGGTGCCGATGGTGGTCTATCCGTACGGCAAGCGGTTCACCGACTATCCGCACGCCATCCTGGGGCTGGCCCAGGCCATCGGCCCGGTGGGCGCCTGGATCGGGGTCACGGGCGAGTGGTCGTGGGACGCGGTGATCCTCGGGCTCGCGATCGGCATCTGGATCGGCGGCTTCGACCTGATCTACGCCTGCCAGGACGTGGCGGCCGACCGGGCGCACGGGGTGCGGTCGGTGCCGGCCCGCTTCGGCATCGCGGGCGCGCTGTACGGGGCCCGCGTCTGCCATGTGGTCACCACGGCCCTGCTGGTCTGGTACGCGCTGGCCACGGACGCCGGGGCGTTCTTCTGGGTGGGGCTGGTGATCGTCGCGGTGGCGTTCGGGTACGAGCACACGATCGTGCGGCCGGGCGATCTGTCCCGGCTGAACCGCGCCTTCTTCACGGTCAACGGCTTCATCGGGATCGCCCTCTTCGCCTGCGCGCTCCTGGACCTCATGGTGCGGGGCCTCAGCCTGTGA
- a CDS encoding aromatic acid decarboxylase, which yields METPHEPYGPHEPYGPHEEVSRRRPWVVGVSGASGTPYAASVLRALLAAGEAVDLVVSRASRLTLLDETGIGFRDAHWREDLCRWLARGADGRPDAFEVPAEVADVAHWAAGDLAAGPSSGSYPTKGMLIVPASTACVAGVALGLSKDLLQRAASVTLKERRKLVVAVRETPLSGQTLKALVSLDEAGAVVLPASPAFYAGATHIQDLVDFVAGRVLDAAGVPHKLYRRWEGELGGDRDRGTA from the coding sequence GTGGAGACGCCGCACGAGCCTTACGGACCGCACGAGCCGTACGGGCCGCACGAAGAAGTGAGCCGGCGCCGTCCCTGGGTGGTCGGTGTGTCCGGCGCGTCCGGGACGCCGTACGCCGCCTCGGTGCTGCGCGCGCTGCTGGCGGCGGGGGAGGCCGTCGACCTCGTGGTCAGCAGGGCGTCACGGCTGACGCTGCTGGACGAGACGGGGATCGGGTTCCGCGACGCCCACTGGCGCGAGGATCTGTGCCGCTGGCTGGCGCGGGGCGCGGACGGCAGGCCCGACGCCTTCGAGGTGCCCGCCGAGGTCGCGGACGTGGCCCACTGGGCGGCCGGGGACCTGGCGGCCGGGCCGTCCTCCGGCTCGTACCCGACCAAGGGGATGCTGATCGTCCCGGCGAGCACCGCGTGTGTGGCCGGGGTGGCGCTCGGACTGTCGAAGGATCTGCTCCAGCGGGCCGCGAGCGTCACGCTCAAGGAACGGCGCAAGCTCGTGGTGGCGGTGCGCGAGACGCCGCTGAGCGGGCAGACCCTCAAAGCCCTGGTGTCGCTGGACGAGGCGGGCGCGGTGGTGCTGCCCGCCTCGCCGGCGTTCTACGCGGGGGCGACGCATATCCAGGATCTGGTGGACTTCGTCGCGGGGCGGGTACTGGACGCGGCGGGGGTGCCGCACAAGCTGTACCGCCGGTGGGAGGGGGAGCTCGGTGGGGACCGGGACCGGGGAACGGCCTAG
- a CDS encoding AsnC family transcriptional regulator, protein MDAVDRQLIQALRENGRASYAELGRLVGLSGPSVTDRINRLEAAGVITGYRATVDAASLGLGVTALIGIQLSDATDHEEVAHRMRELAEIEDCWFIAGDDSYMLKVRASDVDGLERTIRRLSGTKGVSRTRTTIVLSTKWENRVGELPEDIEA, encoded by the coding sequence ATGGACGCGGTGGACAGGCAGCTCATCCAGGCCCTGCGGGAGAACGGCCGGGCCTCGTACGCGGAGCTGGGCAGGCTGGTCGGCCTCTCCGGGCCCAGCGTTACGGACCGGATCAACCGCCTGGAGGCCGCCGGGGTGATCACCGGTTATCGCGCGACCGTCGACGCCGCCTCCCTCGGGCTCGGCGTCACCGCCCTGATCGGCATCCAGCTCTCGGACGCCACCGACCACGAGGAGGTGGCCCACCGGATGCGCGAGCTCGCCGAGATCGAGGACTGCTGGTTCATCGCGGGCGACGACTCCTACATGCTCAAGGTGCGCGCCTCCGACGTGGACGGCCTGGAGCGGACCATCCGCCGGCTCTCCGGCACCAAGGGCGTCTCCCGCACCCGCACCACGATCGTGCTCTCCACCAAGTGGGAGAACCGGGTCGGCGAGCTTCCCGAGGACATCGAGGCGTAG
- a CDS encoding radical SAM protein, translating to MTGTTHDAGFKRELEEKVRAGERLSREDGIALYESDDLAWLGGLAHEVRTRKNGDVVHFNVNRHLNMTNVCTASCAYCSFQRKPGEKDAYTMRIEEAVRLAKAMENENLTELHIVNGLHPTLPWRYYPRSLKALKEALPQVSLKAFTATEIHHFEKISGMPASEILDELIDAGLESLTGGGAEIFDWEIRQHIVDHETHWEDWSRIHRLAHEKGLKTPCTMLYGHIEEPRHRVDHVLRLRELQDETGGFQVFIPLRYQHDFVDMKDGKIRNRLQARTTMATGAEALKTFAVSRLLFDNVPHVKVFWVMHGVQTAQLALNHGADDMDGSVVEYKITHDADSYGTPNKLTRDDLLELIRDAGFRPVERNTRYEIIREFEGPDAARRESPQPMRV from the coding sequence GTGACGGGGACCACACACGACGCGGGTTTCAAGCGGGAGTTGGAAGAGAAGGTCCGTGCGGGCGAGCGGCTCTCGCGGGAGGACGGCATCGCCCTCTACGAGTCCGACGACCTGGCCTGGCTGGGCGGTCTCGCCCATGAGGTGCGCACCCGTAAGAACGGCGACGTGGTGCACTTCAACGTCAACCGCCACCTCAACATGACGAACGTGTGCACCGCGTCCTGTGCGTACTGCTCCTTCCAGCGCAAGCCCGGCGAGAAGGACGCCTACACGATGCGCATCGAGGAGGCCGTCCGCCTCGCCAAGGCGATGGAGAACGAGAACCTCACCGAGCTGCACATCGTCAACGGCCTGCACCCGACCCTTCCCTGGCGCTACTACCCGCGCTCGCTCAAGGCGCTCAAGGAAGCCCTGCCGCAGGTCTCGCTCAAGGCGTTCACCGCCACCGAGATCCACCACTTCGAGAAGATCTCCGGCATGCCGGCCTCGGAGATCCTCGACGAGCTGATCGACGCCGGACTGGAGTCGCTCACCGGCGGCGGCGCCGAGATCTTCGACTGGGAGATCCGGCAGCACATCGTCGACCACGAAACCCACTGGGAGGACTGGTCGCGGATCCACCGGCTCGCGCACGAGAAGGGGCTCAAGACCCCCTGCACGATGCTCTACGGGCATATCGAGGAGCCCCGCCACCGGGTGGACCACGTGCTGCGCCTGCGTGAGCTCCAGGACGAGACCGGCGGCTTCCAGGTCTTCATCCCGCTGCGCTACCAGCACGACTTCGTGGACATGAAGGACGGCAAGATCCGCAACCGTCTTCAGGCCCGCACCACCATGGCGACCGGAGCCGAGGCGCTGAAGACCTTCGCGGTCTCGCGGCTGCTGTTCGACAACGTGCCGCACGTCAAGGTCTTCTGGGTGATGCACGGCGTGCAGACCGCACAGCTCGCGCTCAACCACGGCGCGGACGACATGGACGGCTCGGTCGTCGAGTACAAGATCACTCACGACGCCGACTCCTACGGGACGCCCAACAAGCTCACCCGTGACGACCTGCTCGAGCTGATCCGGGACGCCGGCTTCCGGCCGGTGGAGCGGAACACCCGCTACGAGATCATCCGCGAGTTCGAGGGCCCGGACGCGGCCCGCCGCGAGTCCCCGCAGCCGATGCGGGTGTGA
- a CDS encoding acetyltransferase, protein MPLRFELDPEATPELLDSVCALWADVSNAGGAVGFVPPVAKDDIRPDLLKHLAAMTEGRTRLLIGRDEDGAVAATAFFTFNVHRLMRHWCWLYTVMVHPSHQGKGHGRALMAAAEDAARDMDGIRGIRLTCRGGTGADRFYEACGYKEVGRAPGAIRVADDDFRDDVTMWLPLN, encoded by the coding sequence ATGCCTCTGCGTTTTGAACTCGACCCCGAGGCCACCCCCGAGCTGCTCGACTCAGTCTGCGCCCTCTGGGCCGACGTCTCGAACGCGGGCGGCGCCGTCGGTTTCGTACCGCCCGTGGCCAAGGACGACATACGCCCCGATCTGCTCAAGCACCTCGCCGCGATGACGGAGGGCCGGACCCGCCTGCTCATCGGCCGCGACGAGGACGGCGCCGTGGCCGCCACCGCCTTCTTCACCTTCAACGTCCACCGGCTGATGCGCCACTGGTGCTGGCTCTACACCGTGATGGTGCACCCCTCCCACCAGGGCAAGGGGCACGGCCGCGCCCTTATGGCCGCCGCCGAGGACGCCGCGCGCGATATGGACGGCATCCGGGGGATACGGCTCACCTGCCGCGGCGGCACCGGGGCGGACCGCTTCTACGAGGCGTGCGGCTACAAGGAGGTCGGGCGGGCGCCCGGCGCGATCAGGGTCGCGGACGACGACTTCCGGGACGACGTCACCATGTGGCTGCCGCTGAATTGA
- a CDS encoding membrane protein has protein sequence MSFTPSAMFRYTLMRLGIFVGSFLAIWGLVYVRVLPSGLGSSNLFWVALLALVVSAPLSWVMLRRQRDAVAVQVAEKVDRAKERLAANQSQEDGV, from the coding sequence GTGTCCTTCACGCCGAGTGCCATGTTCCGCTACACCCTCATGCGCCTGGGAATCTTCGTCGGCTCGTTCCTGGCCATCTGGGGCCTGGTCTACGTCCGGGTGCTGCCCTCCGGCCTCGGCAGCTCCAACCTCTTCTGGGTGGCGCTGCTCGCGCTGGTCGTCTCCGCGCCGCTCAGCTGGGTGATGCTGCGCAGGCAGCGGGACGCCGTGGCGGTCCAGGTCGCCGAGAAGGTGGACCGCGCCAAGGAGCGGCTGGCGGCGAACCAGAGCCAGGAGGACGGCGTCTGA
- a CDS encoding sodium:proton antiporter, translated as MSSALKASPQGPSSFRLPKVPFWAQILLGLVLGVVLGWIARSGDVGWLVTTLDKIGSIFVQLLKLAVAPLVFFAILISITNLRNVNNAARLATRTLLWFMATSLIAVAIGLAIGLITNPGAGTDLTPKDGAKPDHAGSWLDFLTGIVPTDVITPFTELNVLQIVFIAAVAGVAALQLGEKAQPILTLSQSVLELLQKALWWVIRLAPLGTLGLIGTAIADYGWNLIGKYATFTADIYIGCALVMFGVYPLLLATVAKVNPLSFFKGAWPAIQLAFVSRSSVGTMPLTQKVTERLGVPKEYASFAVPFGSTTKMDGCASIYPAIAAIFIAQIFDVHLGIGDYLLIAFVSVIGSAATAGLTGATVMLTLTLSTLGLPLEGVGLLMAIDPVLDMMRTATNVAGQALIPVIVSAREKILDHEAYAHASASPLDDYDEPERRLAAA; from the coding sequence TTGTCGTCCGCCCTCAAGGCGTCCCCCCAGGGGCCGTCGTCCTTCCGCCTGCCCAAGGTGCCCTTCTGGGCACAGATCCTGCTGGGCCTCGTCCTCGGTGTGGTGCTGGGCTGGATCGCCCGCAGCGGTGATGTCGGCTGGCTGGTCACCACGCTCGACAAGATCGGCTCGATCTTCGTCCAGCTGCTGAAGCTGGCCGTCGCCCCGCTGGTGTTCTTCGCGATCCTGATCTCGATCACCAATCTGCGGAACGTCAACAATGCCGCCCGGCTGGCGACCCGCACCCTGCTGTGGTTCATGGCCACCTCGCTCATAGCCGTCGCCATCGGCCTCGCGATCGGCCTGATCACCAACCCGGGCGCCGGTACCGATCTGACCCCCAAGGACGGCGCCAAGCCCGACCACGCGGGCTCCTGGCTGGACTTCCTCACCGGGATCGTGCCGACCGACGTCATCACCCCGTTCACCGAGCTGAACGTCCTGCAGATCGTCTTCATCGCCGCCGTCGCGGGCGTCGCGGCCCTCCAGCTCGGCGAGAAGGCCCAGCCGATCCTCACCCTGAGCCAGTCGGTGCTCGAACTGCTCCAGAAGGCCCTGTGGTGGGTCATCCGCCTCGCTCCGCTGGGCACCCTCGGCCTCATCGGCACCGCCATCGCCGACTACGGCTGGAACCTGATCGGCAAGTACGCGACCTTCACCGCCGACATCTACATCGGCTGCGCGCTGGTGATGTTCGGCGTCTACCCGCTGCTGCTCGCGACGGTCGCCAAGGTCAACCCCCTGAGCTTCTTCAAGGGCGCCTGGCCCGCCATCCAGCTCGCCTTCGTCTCCCGCTCCTCGGTCGGCACCATGCCGCTGACCCAGAAGGTCACGGAGCGGCTGGGCGTCCCCAAGGAGTACGCCTCCTTCGCGGTGCCCTTCGGCTCGACGACGAAGATGGACGGCTGCGCCTCGATCTACCCGGCGATCGCCGCGATCTTCATCGCCCAGATCTTCGACGTCCACCTCGGCATCGGCGACTACCTCCTGATCGCCTTCGTCTCGGTCATCGGCTCCGCCGCCACCGCCGGCCTTACGGGCGCCACGGTCATGCTGACCCTGACCCTCTCCACCCTGGGCCTCCCCCTGGAGGGCGTCGGCCTGCTGATGGCCATCGACCCGGTGCTGGACATGATGCGGACCGCCACGAACGTGGCCGGCCAGGCGCTGATCCCGGTGATCGTCTCGGCCCGCGAGAAGATCCTCGACCACGAGGCGTACGCCCACGCCAGCGCCTCCCCGCTGGACGACTACGACGAGCCGGAGCGCCGGCTCGCCGCCGCGTAA
- a CDS encoding membrane protein gives MAWVLLLTAGLFEICWSIGMKLSDGFTRLWPSVFTVAGLIVSMGLLSVAVKSLPIGTAYGVWVGIGAVGTALLGMILFHEPVTPARIFFLLLLVVAIVGLEATAGE, from the coding sequence ATGGCATGGGTCCTGCTACTCACCGCCGGACTGTTCGAAATCTGCTGGTCGATCGGCATGAAGCTGAGCGACGGCTTCACCCGGCTGTGGCCCAGCGTGTTCACCGTCGCCGGTCTGATCGTGAGCATGGGACTGCTGAGCGTGGCGGTGAAGAGCCTGCCCATCGGCACGGCCTACGGCGTCTGGGTCGGCATCGGCGCCGTCGGCACCGCACTGCTGGGCATGATCCTCTTCCATGAACCGGTCACTCCGGCCCGGATCTTCTTCCTGCTCCTGCTGGTGGTGGCCATCGTGGGGCTGGAGGCCACGGCGGGCGAGTGA
- a CDS encoding esterase encodes MPNRRRAVAALTALAAAPLLTSTAEARSREPGPSKDRPAEALAGRRTPTRARLIAADRVSERVLDLTIDSPALGREGHARVLLPTGYDHRPHHRWPVLYLLHGCCDPGPGWEAWTRNTDVEAITAGTPALIVSPEGGPAGFYSNWWNGGHYGPPAWETFHLAELRPLLERALRANGRRAIAGLSMGGFGALSYAARHPRLFRAAASFSGVIHTTLDPAGIQGILTGQGADPTALWGDPAAQSALWDAHNPYALIPRLPRGYPLYLACGNGTPGPLDPPDRPEDTLERGLGEMAQRYVRRARAHGLAVTAHLYGPGTHTWPYWERELTRALPLLTAPLA; translated from the coding sequence ATGCCGAACCGCCGCAGAGCCGTCGCCGCGCTCACCGCGCTGGCCGCCGCGCCGCTCCTGACATCCACCGCCGAAGCCCGCTCCCGGGAGCCCGGCCCCTCGAAGGACCGTCCCGCGGAAGCCCTTGCCGGACGCCGGACGCCGACCCGCGCGCGCCTCATCGCCGCGGACCGCGTCAGCGAGCGCGTCCTCGACCTGACGATCGACTCCCCCGCCCTGGGGCGCGAGGGCCATGCCCGCGTCCTCCTCCCCACCGGCTACGACCACCGGCCCCACCACCGCTGGCCCGTCCTCTACCTGCTCCACGGCTGCTGCGATCCGGGCCCCGGCTGGGAGGCGTGGACCCGCAACACCGATGTCGAGGCCATCACCGCCGGCACCCCGGCCCTGATCGTCTCCCCCGAGGGCGGCCCCGCCGGCTTCTACTCCAACTGGTGGAACGGCGGCCACTACGGCCCGCCCGCCTGGGAGACCTTCCACCTGGCCGAGTTGCGCCCCCTCCTGGAGCGCGCCCTACGGGCCAACGGCCGCCGTGCGATCGCCGGCCTGTCCATGGGCGGCTTCGGCGCCCTGTCCTACGCCGCCCGCCACCCCCGCCTCTTCCGCGCGGCGGCGTCCTTCAGCGGTGTCATCCACACCACCCTGGATCCCGCCGGCATCCAAGGCATCCTCACGGGCCAGGGCGCCGACCCGACGGCCCTGTGGGGAGACCCCGCCGCCCAGTCCGCGCTCTGGGACGCCCACAACCCGTACGCCCTCATCCCCCGGCTCCCCCGCGGCTACCCGCTCTACCTCGCCTGCGGAAACGGCACCCCCGGCCCCCTCGACCCACCGGACCGCCCCGAGGACACCCTGGAGCGCGGTCTCGGCGAAATGGCCCAGCGCTATGTGCGCCGCGCCCGCGCCCACGGCCTGGCCGTCACCGCCCACCTCTACGGCCCCGGCACCCACACCTGGCCCTACTGGGAGCGCGAGCTCACCCGGGCCCTGCCCCTCCTCACCGCCCCGCTCGCCTGA
- a CDS encoding TetR family transcriptional regulator, translating to MLDAGVRAFARSGYQNASMDDIAELAGVSKPLVYLYLKSKEELFTACIRREAAALVAAVRAAVERDAPADRQLWSGLSGFFAHAAEHPDGWTLLHVQARTHGQPYAREVAAMRAEIVEFVTQLIGAAAREHARGAARARTLAGTEVSGLAHALVGAAESLADWAGDGRAGGHSAKEAAATLMNFAWAGLGNLLQGTGWSPERVG from the coding sequence ATGCTGGACGCGGGGGTACGGGCCTTCGCGCGCAGCGGCTATCAGAACGCCTCGATGGACGACATCGCCGAGCTGGCCGGGGTTTCCAAACCGCTGGTCTATCTCTATCTCAAGTCCAAGGAAGAGCTGTTCACGGCGTGCATACGGCGGGAGGCCGCGGCGCTGGTGGCCGCGGTACGCGCCGCCGTGGAGCGGGACGCGCCCGCCGACCGGCAGTTGTGGAGCGGGCTGAGCGGCTTCTTCGCGCATGCGGCCGAACATCCCGACGGCTGGACGCTGTTGCATGTGCAGGCCCGTACGCATGGGCAGCCCTACGCGCGTGAAGTGGCCGCGATGCGGGCGGAGATCGTGGAGTTCGTGACGCAGCTGATAGGGGCGGCGGCGCGGGAGCACGCCCGCGGCGCGGCGCGCGCCCGGACCCTCGCGGGCACCGAGGTGTCCGGGCTCGCGCACGCGCTGGTGGGCGCGGCCGAATCGCTCGCGGACTGGGCGGGGGACGGAAGAGCGGGCGGGCACTCGGCCAAGGAGGCCGCGGCCACCCTGATGAACTTCGCCTGGGCCGGGCTGGGGAACTTGCTCCAGGGGACGGGATGGTCGCCCGAGCGGGTCGGGTGA
- a CDS encoding secretory lipase, producing MRIRTTVLATLAALALASAPPAAAAVPGAPAAGTGRPGDIVTSAPTAFRTLPGVPTATRAWHITYRSTTTTGRPDVVSGTVVVPDDGKQGPRPLLTWGIGAVGLSDDCAVSGRFPQGTSIEARLIDLALRRGWAVAVTDYEGLGTPGDHTYTAGRSEGHAVLDAARAAQRLPEAGLSPDAPVGIMGYSQGGQAAGWAAELHASYAPELRLKGTVAGGVPADLPTTLDYNDGGAGAGLALMALTGQDAAFPALRLDAYLNDRGRGYVDFMKRNCVALSTIAGLFQRMSEVTVRDPLTSPAWQLVLRTSYLGTRSPDRPVYLYQGLVDELIPYRVGEALRTRWCARGVPVEWRDYPLDHVTTALTGIPAALDWMAGRLADEPTRGNCTA from the coding sequence ATGCGCATCCGCACCACCGTGCTCGCCACCCTCGCCGCACTGGCCCTGGCCTCGGCGCCACCCGCCGCCGCGGCCGTACCGGGCGCCCCGGCCGCCGGCACCGGCAGACCCGGCGACATCGTCACCTCCGCCCCCACCGCCTTCCGGACCCTGCCCGGGGTGCCGACCGCGACCAGGGCATGGCACATCACCTACCGCTCGACCACCACCACCGGCCGCCCCGACGTCGTCTCCGGCACGGTCGTCGTCCCCGACGACGGCAAACAGGGCCCCCGGCCGCTCCTCACCTGGGGCATCGGCGCCGTCGGCCTCTCCGACGACTGCGCGGTCTCCGGCCGGTTCCCGCAGGGCACCTCGATCGAGGCCCGGCTGATCGACCTCGCGCTGCGCCGCGGCTGGGCCGTCGCCGTCACCGACTACGAGGGCCTGGGCACCCCGGGCGACCACACCTATACGGCCGGCCGGTCCGAGGGCCATGCCGTCCTGGACGCGGCGCGCGCCGCCCAGCGCCTTCCGGAGGCGGGGCTCTCACCGGACGCTCCCGTCGGCATCATGGGCTACTCCCAGGGCGGCCAGGCGGCCGGCTGGGCCGCCGAACTGCACGCCTCCTACGCCCCCGAGTTGCGGCTGAAGGGCACGGTCGCCGGAGGCGTGCCCGCCGATCTCCCCACGACGCTCGACTACAACGACGGCGGAGCCGGCGCCGGGCTCGCCCTTATGGCGCTCACCGGACAGGACGCGGCGTTCCCCGCGCTGCGGCTCGACGCGTACCTCAACGACCGGGGCCGCGGCTATGTGGACTTCATGAAGCGGAACTGCGTGGCCCTCAGCACCATCGCGGGGCTCTTCCAGCGCATGTCCGAGGTGACCGTAAGGGACCCGCTCACCAGTCCGGCCTGGCAACTCGTCCTGCGCACCTCGTACTTGGGCACCCGCTCCCCCGACCGCCCCGTCTACCTCTACCAGGGCTTGGTGGACGAGCTGATCCCGTACCGGGTCGGCGAGGCGCTGCGCACTCGCTGGTGCGCCCGGGGCGTGCCGGTGGAGTGGCGGGACTATCCGCTCGACCATGTCACCACGGCGCTGACCGGGATCCCGGCGGCCCTGGACTGGATGGCCGGGCGGCTGGCGGACGAGCCGACGCGGGGCAACTGCACCGCCTGA